The Erinaceus europaeus chromosome 13, mEriEur2.1, whole genome shotgun sequence genome segment TCTTTCTAGGGCTCCACATCTCCTGTTCATtgatatactgtttttttttaaaaatatatatatatattatggtgtAATTATTGCATGCACATGGTAAAGGACTGTAGACATTCAACTGAATTTTTAACAAGTAATAATAGATTACTTCAAATAAATTTTGTGCTTAGAGTAGTCCGTTTTGAAACTTGTCCTGGATTCCTAGTTGGCTAACAAATTTATCTTTCATAGTATTATGAGCACCATGGAAAATTGAAGGAGTGTGAGGTCCTACAGATAAAAATTAAATCTCCATGGTTCTGGTCTACTCAGTCCTATATTCTATAACTTTCTAGTCCCATATTCCTGCTCTTATGtcgttggtcatcatttctcctttggctaattctgcttctgtttctatctgtgtcaTTACGCCAGGTTCCCCTTTATTGCTTAacactgtagtctatttacataatcattgttttgttttgtctgagacccgccctgcctgcagggcattggtttaatccccactggtttaatccccactggttcttgctctttttccactctgccccctctcctactcacttcctttttttccaccctaccacttccatctcagaagatatttaaaggcagatcaataaacgcAGCAGGGTATAGTGTGTTCCCATTATGTGAGTCccagagtgtctctctctctctttctctctcgtgcGTGATgctagttcctgatccctttcccgtgcagcagcctaggttggctccggccgagttctctccaacccagagagcacatgtccGGGAAGAAGAACCCTCAGACTAGCCCGGCATTATGATGTGCTGCCAATTATCACTCCCAGCTATTTGCAATTTGTACATTTTAGTAACTCCAGCTTTTTTGCCTAGAATGACCTTCCAACTGATACTTCGTACAAACTCTCctcacccttcagaattcagctCAACCATCAGCTCCTCCAGGAAGTCACCCCAAATTCTCTTAGACTGAAGAGTTACTGGCTGCTCTTTGTCCTATTCGGGTGCTTTGCTTGGTGTGGGTGATGATTTATTGCCTGACCATGTCTCCCACTGGGCTCCTGGAATGCAAAGGGAGGCCCCAAATTATTCCTGTGTGTCTTCACAGCTAGAAGATCATTTGTACATAGTCTGTCTCTACAGAAATGTTTGAAAACTAGTAAAGACAGGTAAGAGACTGCTTCTTGACAGgcacaagatcttggccaagaggggaaaggaataaaaaaataaaaatagggatccaggtggtggcgcagtgggttgagtgcacgtggcacaaagcacaaggaccagtaaggatgccggttcaagcccatggcttcccacctgcaggggagtcgcttcataggagctgaagcaggtctgcaggtgtctatctttctctccccctctctgtcttcccctcctctctccatttctctctgtcctatccaacaacaatgacatcaacaaaaataaaacagtaagggcaacaaaagggaataataataaaaagttaatctttaaaaataaaaaataaaaataaattttaaaaaacagcttCAGTATTTCtctgacttatttatttgccacttGGGTagtcactggggttcggtgccagcactacaaaataTACCACTCTTGGGAGTCAGACAGGGATGTACCCAGTTAAGAACACAAAGTTTTAagcacaataaataagtaaataaataaacaagaacaacaacaatctaccactcccagtagccattttttctccctccacctcacacattttactggataggacagagagaaattgagaaggtaggggaggcagaaagggagagagaaagacacttgcagacttacttcaccagtCCTTAACACCAAtggtccccccctgcaagtgaggagtgagggcttgaatagCCCCCCTGATTTTAAGCAGCAACATAGCAAGAAGGGTCTTTTATCTCTCCCACTCCCCAATCCCACTCCCTCAATATCACAATTTACTTCTTCTTCCCAATACTCTGATGCTTTGGTCAGACCAAAGTCTAGCCACTGAGGATTCTTTTACATTGACAGTCCAGACACATTTCCTGTACTTTGAAGCCTTCCTTGTCTTGACATTCAACTCAAATTCCACCTTTTCAATGAAACATTTCCTGGCTATTCCAACCCtcataatttttttccccctcttaacACCTACAACACTTAAGTTCTTATTAGAATTTAATTACACACATCTTGAATTTTATAACTTTTACTGGCTTGCTTTATTACAGAAGTAATACATTTAtattagagaaaaaataaaaaccagttaAGCAAAAAGAAACAGCACTCATATGCTCTTCATCTTGAAAGAACCACATTTAACATTTTGTGTatatctttttacatttttctgtGCATATTTAGATGATTTTTCCACAAACAGAATCACATTATTTTAGTATAACTTGTTAatttactaataaaatattaagatgtCAATATACATACTTCTGAAACATAATTTTTTATGAATCCAAGGTATCCAATTTTACATATTAACCACCATTTAAGCAAAAAACAATCCTCTGCTATAAAAAACTATGTAGAGGTCTacattttccttttgttattgtACCAAAAAAATTGTACATGATTAATTTTTCCATTAGTATACATTCCAGTAAATGAAAATTCTACCCATGTAGTTTTAAATACCATTAATTATGACCAATACACTGCataataagaataaatatttaaaaaaatcacttcatcaggatgggggtatagcataatggttatgcaaagagacttttatgcctgaggctctcaagttctgggttcaatcccctacaccaccataagccagagctgagcagtgctctggaaaaaaaaaaaagtcacttcatCATTCAACTCACCATCATCTGCTACTCACctgccttttcctctctgtcaGTCACCTCTTTGTTGTCCCTGGAGTATGCCAAGTCCACTGTACCCTAGAGACTTTGAACTTGTTTTCCTATATATTTGAAAAGCATTCCCTAAGACAGCTGAAGAACTTTCCTCCTGTCCCAATTCATTCATACATCTGCTCATAAACCTTTGTCATGGAAGCCTTCCCTGATTCAGATACCTTAATAGTGGTCCCACCaggatcactttcctgcatgcttctctcaattcataccaactgatattgcatctgatgatcccagcttaatcaatgcaaggagtaccaccttggcacgcttcacttcagactgtatccaaagACATCTggtgtggaatgtcaaaccttcagcctcattactcaggtgagatatttcctttctcataggactccttaattccatttcaagtggttcacttcccaacaaaaatccaaaacctagatgtagagcAGGTCCCATGACATAGGTCAtacgtacacatgtatccataaattagtgcaaaatatatacctgaaagcaaaagtgcacaatagtttgcagtgagtcaataaatgaagcaagtagaaagacctaaaaagacacataAAGTACCTaacaaaatagtttctacttaaacctagataccctcatTTACCTCCTAttgcacttccctcaatcactccaaagccactcttgtcaaaataaggactacaaaagttgaataagggcaagagactggtatactttaatgatgactctttagtcactaccaggccactccatcacctggggccctagtcagggagtcctgggattcccacgcaaacatgatgggcctagacctctacagatccctctctccactgtcactggtcatctccatcgggaacaacataatggacccctttatggacccctataggaccttgccctcaatgtggatcaataatggtagggaatgtgcCATTCTCTAAAGGttagttggacaacatactctacctattacctgaggaagatgactcctgaaattagtgcatcctggaatgttcctagccatgaccacagaatgtgagctcagacctacagggacctagaggttacataggctcctaggctgaatagggacccagatcaaatagatggtgtttacatcaaaaatatttatacacattcctcatatttgagagctactctcttccttgatatagctttctagccctttttctagcgatgacatcatctccccagacaataacttgggtccatctgcatatcatatgtcaggctcaggcaaaaactagtaaagtaatgggctccttggaatatacctaaaacagacctactagcattttaaaaaatggagagcccaaatcttcatctgcaaaattcttgcctttaggttcaagattagtcaacaattttttctgctttatatcttaactctttttcacccaccaggttctagatgctacctattgggaaattgtacagatgtggtcgaacattggcagggcccacaaaccactatatctCCAtgtaagtattatttacagatatctACCACATTATtctctcagggtattgctaattcagttaaaaccattgcaacagttgctaaggacacttctaccttcccaacatgccttttgccccctctccaccctctttcctagccaatcccgtcaaAACTTGCCATTTCCGGAATCCgtccataaaagcctctcctatttccgctttcactctctttgctcttttctcttcagAGACCCAACCTAGGGAAGGGCTGgggggcatagtgggaggcagccattttgctagctccacatggcctaaacctctGTGCCAGCCTGCACTTACCTCTGGGGcgcccatgtgaataaagatttgcattcccactctgccacaaattcctagtctcttctctctcccctgtgactCAACCCGacagctaccatgatgccaatcagacctTCCagagcagaggaccccaccaatgtgtcctggagctccacttcaccagagttctgccccactagggaaagagagagacaggctgggagtatgaattgacctatcaatgcccatgactagtggggaagcaattatagaagccagacttcccaccttctgcatcccacaatgaccctgggttcatattcccagaaggataaagaataggaaagctatcaggggaggagatgggataaggagttctgttggtgtgaattgtgtggaactataccccctttatcctatggatttgttagtgtttccatttttaaataaacaaacaaacaaaagagtgaTCCCACCCTGTCACTCTATCATTCCTGATCTCCTTTATCTATTTTCCTGTTTTTATAGCACCCTTCACTCCCAGGAATGGTACAACTtgaattatacacacacatatgcaaataaaatataattataatttgGCATTTGTTGAATGTCTTCTTCCCAATTCCAATCTCACTACTAGAGTTTCCTAAGAGCAAAAGCTATTTACTGTCACATCCCAGGCACAAAAGGGATAATTCAACAAACAAATCAACTCTCAAAGCTATCATTAATCCTGTAAAATATCACCTGCGAAGTTCTGAGTGGAAGTTTTATAGATGTAATATAATTGAAAATATTTAGTTGTGAAATATAAATCTTAGTAATAATTTTGAGGAATCTGCCCTAATGAATAGAACTCAACTTCTTCCTGACGGAACTTCATCAGTATGTTGGTTCCTGCAGACTTTGTCATTTCCCACTTTTGGATGTTAACTTTGTCTTGCTATAGCTGATTCATGGTAGCATACTTTAAATTCTGCTTTCTGTTATGACAACTAGAATCATTACATCTGCTCAACATCATCAGATTTTCCAACAGGGTGCTGGGGACCAGGAAATTTGAAGACTCAGGAACTCCTTGCTTCTCCTGTCATCCTTTGTttaccatttcttttttgtttgtttccctgatATTTACATGTGTCCTATTTTGCAAAATCAAAGAAAccttagttagggaatccttggattcctatacACATATGAGGGGCCTTGACTTCTAAAGggcccctctctccactaccactgtcatttccataaggaacagagtcttgtgggccctctcaggaccttggctctaccattaAGCAATGAcaagtagggatagccccagtttcttaagggaggctgggggtatcctgccctaccACTTGaaaaagattggtcctgaaatgagtgcagcctgcaatgttcctcagatgtgaccatgagctgtgagctcagaccaatagggacttagaggctacacaggctctggcactaaatattaatatgcatttacatatgggccctggagtagGTAGATGgcgataaatagttaattttatccacaatttaaaaaaagggagctactcccttccttaatccaactttctagttcttttctccactctgacaccattctctcagacaatattcccatccaacctcaggttagctaacacactcaagcaaaactactatagttgtatgccttcaggaacatgcctaaaatggtttccctagctttcttctaacctaaaatccctaatctcatctgctctgattctactttctggttcctgttcattaaccatcttgtctcaacttaggtcatgccaccttccagataccaggctgcagatgctaccatgactccaccctgacttctctgggcagatgacctcactaatgtgtcctggacccttgcatctcaagtgctctggtccactagggaaagatagaaacaggctatgggtatgtattgatctgtcaatgcccatgctcagtggagaagcaattacagaagccagaactcctaccttcttttctccataaacaaccttgatctatactcctagtgggggaaaagtgataggatgaagatatgaggactctgcactccagctccaccagcacccagagaaaaagaaggaaaaggagagggacatatggaggtagttataatGTCATGAgtagtttagagggaaagagaggattgaatcaggaaaagaaggggcaactatgtataaatagttgtagagaagatggttgtcccatgtctacaactttaggggagttgtggtggattgcagtggggagagtgaagattcagaactctggtggtgggaatggtgtggattcaaacccctgttgacatgtaattctgtaatataaaaatataaaaaaataataaaaatcttaaaaaatcaaGGAAACCTACAGAAATCAAGCTCACTAACTTTAAAGCTATGGTGCTTCTTGATTGGCCCTGGAAATCATATCCTGCTTAGAAATGTATCACAGATGAAGCCTATATTCTGGATCAGTGCACTCATGTAATTATGGAGGGAGAAAAGGATATAAAAAATGATTGAATGTTGCAGGCATGGGAAATAAATTGACCTCTACTTGAGTTACTGCCATGAATATATAGCGGGGAGGACCTCCATCTGTTTCACGTTGTATGTAAATGCTTGAAGAGCCCCAAGCAGCATGACAAACACAGGTATGGCCAGTGAGCATTCACTACAAGGGTGCTTAGGCAGCCTACAGTTCAATCTCTGTGGCAGTACTGCAACAAGAATACTTGACTTACCATCCTTATTTCATATACTTCACAATGCTCTATAGGATTTAATTCAAATAATCCCCTTATAGCTATTGAAGATAAAAATAACCAAATAACCAATTCCCTAttagaccattttttaaaaaattggcatcagggttatcactggggctcacagcctgcataatgaatccatgctcccagcagtcatttttttaattctttctccctattttctctccctcattcatcctctctctctctctctcactctctctctctctttctccttttccttccccatctccttcatcTGTTGTtttgatagcaacagagagaagttgaaaaggaaagaagggaggagagagagatacctgcagtattgttTCCCTGCTCACGAAGAAGTTTCCCCACTGTAGGTAAGGACTTGAGCCtaggttctcatgcatggtaatggcAGGGTAATGTACATGCTGTGCACTCATCACCCGGCCCCCACCCTGCAGACTTCAATCCCCTACAAGCAAGGAAATTGTCATACTAACCACAGGAGAGAAGCATGCAACCATGCAACAGTGGACATTACTTTACTTAGAGACCAATTAGTTTTAATTCACCCTCTTGGAATGACAAGGTAATACAGCCCATCACAGTTGTACTGGGTCATTTTCATCTCTAATTGCTGTCCCATCTCATACTTGAGAATATCACACTATAATAGCTTCAGTCTGAGTCACTGGCAAACAAATGAATTGAAATGTTCTATAATAATAGCCTTTGTTGTATCTACCTGGGACCAGAAGCTCGGTGGTAATATCAGTTATAGCAGcaccctcctcctcacctccCCAAGCGCCAAGCGTATGTGAGTAACTCCACTCATAGCTGGGTGGTCTTGGCTTGCCTGAAAAGAAATGAATCAGTATTAAAACGCACAGACTCAACTCATATATCTCACAAAATGAGAAACACGAAAATGTTGCCACCCTTCATAAGACTAAGAAATAGCCTTACCAGGAAACCAAGCAGGGACCTCAGAAGCAGGTTGTCACATCCTAATGGCAGCAGCCCAAGTGTTCTGTCTAGCTCTGGGACTTTGTCCCATTTGATCACGGAAAAAATTAGAGACATCTCCCCACCCGCCCCTGAGTGGTTCTACATCTCAGTGAGGAGTTCTCTGTAGTGATGTTAGAAAAATGATCTCGGACCCTTTAGCTTCTCTCTGGTAATGTCGTAGCCTCTCAGCATGTGTCCCTGCTTCCTCAGTATATGCCAATGCACATTTTACAAGAGGGGAATTTATGGTCCTCCCTCAGTAGAGCGACCCAAACTTTTATAATATTCATTAAAAATCAGCGCCACACTTAATACTAACATAGAATACTGCCTATACATGACCGGAATTAGGGAAATGCGGCAGAATTTCCTGGACTGGGAGAGCGTGAAGTTGCAGGCATGAGCACTACAATGGCACAACCTGCTTTCATTGCAAACGTTCCCTCTTCAGTCTAAGTCTTGATCGCTCTCTGGAAAATTCTAAGCGTCACGAAGCTTTCTCTGGATCAGGCAGTGATGACCTCTGGCTGCCTCCAGGATGAGAGGCTGGAATTCCACAGGAGTGGAGACTGTAtcaggggaagcagggttccCAGGCTTAGCATGTGTCCTTGCCCTTTCGAAaaccccgggggtggggggtgttaggCATTCGCTTAGTCAGACAGGTCCAGGGCCTTTGAAAAGGAGTCAAATGTTACCATCTGTGTTGGATCAGGAACTACTACTCTTCCTTGTCTGCCCTTCCCCAGCAGCCGGCCAGGGTTTGCCTTtttggggagtgggggcagggggcagctggAGGAGCTTTTCCAACCGCCTCCTGGGAACTAAAGCACCAGCAACCCCAGGCTTGCTTGCCCCTCCAGTGTGTAGTGCCCAGGGTTTTGCCCCCTTCCCCACGTGTCACACCAGCTCTGGCCactagccgcccccccccccctctccccccaagcTCGGTCTTTCAGGGTCCCCGCAAGTCCCCGGCCAGAGGCTGTGGGGCCCAGAAGCCAGCAGTGTCTGGCGCCGGGTGCTCTCCCGGCCGCGCCGCCGCACAAAGCCTGCAGAGCCGCTGCAGCCGCGGCTTGAGGCGCGCCCCCTCCCGCGAGCTGCCGGAGCGCGCGCGCCCGCCCGCTCGCCCCAGCCCCCGGAGCGCCATTCGCGGAGCAGTTTACGCTAGTCGCCCGGCGTACGGCGCCCCAGCGGCCTGTAGGTGCGCTGCCCGGCTCCCGTAAAGTTATTGTGAATGGGGAGCGGGTGACGTCAGCGCCGAATGTCAACAATGTAGCGATTGAGAGTGTGGGCGTTCCGGAGAGAGCGCGAGCCGCGCAGCTCGGAGCAAACAGCatccagccgccgccgccgccgcctcagcagcagcagcagcagcggccgCCTCAGCCGTCCGGCAGCAGCAGCGACCGTGCACGCCCGGGCTGCCGTCGCAGCAGCGCTAACGTGAGCGCCCACCACCGCCATCGCCCGCGTCACTTGGTCGCCCCGCTCCCGCTTTCTCCCCAGGCCGCCCCgcgacccctcccctcccccatccttccCCTACCCCTCCCCGGCATTCCGGGGCTGGGAACGAGCTGCCATGTGATGCGCGCCCCCTCGGCGAGCTCTCGGTGACCCCTCCAACCGCCCCCCGCGCTGCGGCCGGGAGGGGACCGCGGGCTGGCCAGACGCGGGCCAGAGGAGACGGAAAAGGACGCCAAGTTCCCAGGCGAGGTGAGTCCCCCGACCCCCGCCCGGGTCCCGGCGGCGCAAGTTTGCTGGGCGGGCGGGCGCGGCGCGGGGCGGCGAAGCGGCGCGGGAGGGAGGGCGGGCGGCCGCTCGTCGGGCTTTTTCTAGGAACGGGAAGGGGGTGGGAGCCGCGGCGGCTGTGCGCCCGCTCGCCTGGCTGTTTACGGCGGGGCGCGGCGGCATTGTATTTCTGCTCGCGTTGTCCACGGGTGttttggagcagcagggggaggaggagcgGCGGCTGAGCAGTCAGGCTGGAGAGGGCGGGCGGGAGGGCGGCGCGTCCGCGGGAGCCCGGGCGACTGTCAGACCCGGTGCCCGTCCGTCGACCCCAGGCCCGCACTCCTGACCCGTCCCGACGGCCTCCTGCTGCCCGCGGCGTCTTCCAGGGCGCCCAGCTGGAGTCGCCGCCGGCTGGCCCGAACCTCTGCGACCGGCGGGGCGTCGAAACCCAAGTCGGGGGTCCGGGGACTAGGCGGCGGGGAGCCTGGCGGCGCGGACGCCGGCTGCGGGCCCCAGCCTGGGCGGCAACCGGGGCCCCAACGCGTCCCGGCGAGCTCAACCGCCCGGCTGGTGGCCTCGGAGGGGACCCCCCATCCTGATTGAACTCGAGGCGCCGGCACTGGCACTGGCACACACACCCTCTCCCCCACACGTCCGTCCCAAGCCCCAGCAGCTCCTCCTGGTGGAGTCCGGGGCCACAGCTCCACCTCCCCGTGTCCTGGCGCCGGTTGCAGACGCATCGGCCCGAAGACTCTCCGGCCGCCGGGGTATCTGCCCCTGAGCCCCGCGTCTCCGGGCCGACTCTGACAACTCGGCCAAGTGCAGCCACAGTCCGCTCAGGTTCGCCTGCGGCTGCTACCTGCACGCCGAGCAGCGCGGGGCCCTGGCGCCCGGCCCCAATGAGCCTCTACTAGACTCGACTCTGCGCAGGGACGGCGGGGCGGCGGTCTCCTTCGCCGTCTAGAGCCACACGCTCTCACTCTCGGTGTAAATTTCATTTGTTGAGTGTATATCACTAAAAATGGCAATTACTTTAGATAAAGGAGGGGAAAATTCTTTCTTGCCTAGTGGGAACCTTGCGGAGAATATGCCTAATGAGATATTTTGCTTTTGTCTGTATAGAGTAAAATTAGAGATGTTAACTCTGATAACGGTTTTCTCAGATCATTAAAATGTAACATTCACGAAAAGGCATGTCGAGCTGCAAAGGCTGTAGCCGGCATGAAAGAAGCTGGGCCGCTCCTTTGCTGGTGGTATCAGTagtgggagaggaggaggtggaggaggaatgtTCCGGTGAGGCAGCAGGCAGCTTGCTCTCCACTGTGTTAAGAGATTGCCCCACCCTGGCTTCCAGTAGCTCAGAGAGTAACCAGCGTTTTCATTCTTGCAGGTAATAATAAAATGTAAGTCAAAAATGACATCTTGTAAGAATTAGTCTTTAGTCTGTAAGCGAGATTGCCGTCAGACTGGAGTAGTGAAAGGTCTGTCAGCATTTCCATTATACAATCAGTTCTTCAGGAGTTTATAATTTCAACACAAAACTTGGAGTAGCTGgactgttttttctcttctggtgTTCTGATTTTTAAAACGCACTGATTGCCCACTTCCATCCTATTTGCTATTCCTGAAGCTTGACTATcat includes the following:
- the LOC132542692 gene encoding uncharacterized protein LOC132542692 yields the protein MTLKEVETMRALGNWCTMPENTQVYGCFNSVEVSGPGTLHFDKLQEFTSIPVKCHIAALSLTFSKGPALLGVQVAAAGEPERTVAALGRVVRVGPETRGSGADTPAAGESSGRCVCNRRQDTGRWSCGPGLHQEELLGLGTDVWGRGCVCQCQCRRLEFNQDGGSPPRPPAGRLSSPGRVGAPVAAQAGARSRRPRRQAPRRLVPGPPTWVSTPRRSQRFGPAGGDSSWAPWKTPRAAGGRRDGSGVRAWGRRTGTGSDSRPGSRGRAALPPALSSLTAQPPLLLPLLLQNTRGQREQKYNAAAPRRPGPV